The sequence below is a genomic window from Thermoflavifilum sp..
TTTCGTGTACGAAATTGCGGATAATTTTCGGATATCCACCATGGCAAAGCTTTCCCGCAAATTACCGCTTTCTTTTTATCAACGCCCCGATGTGGTGAATATAGCCAGGGAATTGATAGGCAAAAAGCTGGTTACCTGTATCGATGGTTGCCGCACGAGTGGCATTATTGTAGAAACGGAAGCATATGCAGGAATTACCGATCGGGCTTCGCACGGCTATGGTGGCCGCAGAACGGCCCGGAATGAAATGCTTTATCATGCGGGAGGAGTGGCTTATGTATATCTCTGCTATGGAATTCATCATTTGTTTAATGTGGTTACCAACAAACAGGATATTCCCCATGCAGTATTGATTCGTGCCGTACAACCTGAAGAAGGCATAGCGGAAATGTTGAAGCGAGCAGGAAAATCGCAACTCAATTACAGCCTCACGGCAGGTCCTGGAGCCCTTTCACGAGCATTGGGCATTCATTATCGTCAGCACAATGGGGTATCATTAGTCGATAATCTGATCTGGATAGAAGATGCGCCGCCTGTTGCAGATACCGAAATTGTAGCTACTACCCGTGTGGGTGTAGCCTATGCCCGGGAAGATGCCTGGCTTCCTTATCGATTTTACCTGCGCGATAATCCATGGGTAAGCCGGGCGAAGGGTTTGACTGCAAATGAAAGAGCCCATCCATAGATGGGCTCTTTGCTGACTACCTGCTGATGATTGATGAGCCTGTGATCGTATCAAAAAGGGAACCACTACATGTGATGTCTGATAAAATACAGATACGCATCGTCAAGCTCGATCAATTTTCGCTGATATAGCATCTGGGTTTTCAAATCTTTTGTAGTCTCTTTAATTTGATTGTACCTCTCTTTGAGTTCTCGATATCTCGAAATCACCTCTTCTGCATTGGTGGGTTGCTGGATATCCAGAATTCTGTACACATCGTAAAGGTTCATTTCCATAGGATACATTTAATGGTTAACAAATACAGGTATTGAAAATGTAAAAACAAAGATACTCGAATGCATACCGGATTCACAACCCCCATTTTTGGGGGTTTTTTAAAAAGGGTAATGACGGGGGAAGATCATTCCAGTCCTATTTGCTTCGCCAGGGCAACCAGCTGTGGCGTGCTGTTCACATTGAGTTTGAGCCTGATGCTTTTCCGGTAACCTTCAACCGTATAATTGCTCAGGTACAGTTGTCTGGCGATTTGTTTGGTGGTATAACCCGCTACGATGAGTTTGATAATTTCTTTTTCGCGGGGTGTCAGGGAATCGTGAATGTTTTTATATCGCTGGGTGAGGGTTTCATGCAGCGCTTCGCTCAGCTGCGGTTGGGTATAGACCGCTGAGCTGAAATCAATAAACACACAGAGCGTAAGCCAAACTTTTCCCTCTTCGGTGTAACGGAATGGGGTAGATACGCCCGCAAACCACCGATAGGTATTGCTATCGATGCGACGCACCCGA
It includes:
- a CDS encoding DNA-3-methyladenine glycosylase, translating into MAKLSRKLPLSFYQRPDVVNIARELIGKKLVTCIDGCRTSGIIVETEAYAGITDRASHGYGGRRTARNEMLYHAGGVAYVYLCYGIHHLFNVVTNKQDIPHAVLIRAVQPEEGIAEMLKRAGKSQLNYSLTAGPGALSRALGIHYRQHNGVSLVDNLIWIEDAPPVADTEIVATTRVGVAYAREDAWLPYRFYLRDNPWVSRAKGLTANERAHP
- a CDS encoding LuxR C-terminal-related transcriptional regulator, translated to MNTRSHMKVLREDAQAYQDSTGNNHSFEPPLREIFDRAPALVYLRNQLTGGIVWCNKATEEAFGLDAETIYQLGNDLFEKILYPDDFYLAAHSNQHYREKDENFAGVIRVRRIDSNTYRWFAGVSTPFRYTEEGKVWLTLCVFIDFSSAVYTQPQLSEALHETLTQRYKNIHDSLTPREKEIIKLIVAGYTTKQIARQLYLSNYTVEGYRKSIRLKLNVNSTPQLVALAKQIGLE